The Dioscorea cayenensis subsp. rotundata cultivar TDr96_F1 chromosome 7, TDr96_F1_v2_PseudoChromosome.rev07_lg8_w22 25.fasta, whole genome shotgun sequence genome includes a region encoding these proteins:
- the LOC120265820 gene encoding probable pectinesterase/pectinesterase inhibitor 51, with amino-acid sequence MQTNPPSSMASLLLLLLFLLPFSSAGATTVSTTIHAACRATRFPSICEKTLSESSSLPQNPSPTDLILAAINASSSGTTTALSLSHSILSSSSDPNHTTAARNCIDLLTLASHRLSSISSPSSSAPLSSARAWTSAVLIYHYSCWSALKYVNTTSQISSAMAFLTDLQSLTSNALSMLFSLHRFGPDLYLWSPPQTERDGYWDSSSTGAVAGADLGSGSTPLSRSKPDVTVCKGGSCRFDSVQAAVDSAPVNRTERFVIYIREGVYNETVRVPFEKPNLAFVGDGMGKTVLTGSLNADMVGVSTYNTATVGVQGDGFMAYNLTISNTAGPDAHQAVAYRSDSDLSILDSVELSGHQDTLYAASLRQYFKSCTISGTVDFIFGNSASFFDNCLILILPRQLNPERGETNTVTAHGRTDPAQTTGFVFHRSTINASADYLRFFNTNPKIHRTYLGRPWKEFSRTVFLECYLEQVVRPEGWSLWDGDFALSTLFYGEYASVGPGANVSARVPWSSQVPPEHVDVYSVSNFIQGDQWIHSLVLNPI; translated from the exons ATGCAAACAAACCCCCCTTCCTCAATGgcctctctcctcctcctcctcctcttcctcctccccTTCTCCAGCGCCGGCGCCACCACCGTCTCCACCACCATCCACGCCGCATGCCGCGCCACCCGTTTCCCTTCCATCTGCGAGAAAACCCTCTCCGAATCCTCTTCtctccctcaaaaccctagccccaCCGACCTCATCCTTGCCGCCATCAACGCCTCCAGCTCCGGCACCACCACAGCCCTCTCCCTCTCCCACTCCATCCTCTCCTCTTCCTCCGATCCCAATCACACCACCGCCGCTCGCAACTGCATCGATCTCCTCACTCTCGCCTCTCACCGCCTCTCCTCCATCTCCTCCCCTTCCTCCTCCGCCCCTCTCTCCTCCGCCCGCGCCTGGACCTCCGCCGTCCTCATTTACCACTACTCCTGCTGGTCCGCCCTCAAGTACGTCAACACCACCTCCCAGATCTCCTCCGCCATGGCCTTCCTCACCGATCTCCAGTCCCTCACCAGCAACGCCCTTTCCATGCTCTTCTCTCTCCACCGCTTCGGCCCCGATCTCTACCTCTGGTCCCCTCCCCAGACCGAGCGCGACGGCTACTGGGACTCCTCCTCCACCGGCGCCGTCGCCGGCGCCGATTTGGGATCCGGATCTACTCCGTTGTCCAGATCCAAACCCGATGTGACGGTCTGCAAAGGCGGTTCATGCCGGTTCGATTCGGTTCAGGCGGCGGTCGATTCAGCGCCGGTGAACCGAACCGAGCGGTTCGTGATCTATATCAGGGAAGGGGTGTACAATGAGACCGTTAGGGTTCCGTTTGAGAAGCCGAACTTGGCGTTTGTTGGTGACGGAATGGGGAAGACGGTGCTCACGGGTTCGCTTAATGCTGACATGGTTGGCGTTTCCACTTATAACACTGCCACTGTCG GTGTGCAGGGAGATGGATTCATGGCATACAACCTAACAATATCAAACACAGCTGGGCCAGACGCACACCAAGCAGTAGCCTACCGCTCCGACAGCGACCTCTCAATCCTAGACTCAGTAGAGCTCTCCGGCCACCAAGACACACTCTACGCCGCCTCTCTCCGCCAATATTTCAAATCCTGCACCATCTCCGGCACCGTCGACTTCATCTTCGGCAACTCCGCCTCTTTCTTCGACAACTgcctcatcctcatcctcccACGCCAACTCAACCCTGAACGCGGCGAAACCAACACCGTCACCGCCCACGGCCGCACTGACCCCGCCCAAACCACCGGCTTCGTCTTCCACCGCTCCACCATCAATGCCAGCGCCGATTACCTCCGTTTCTTCAACACCAATCCCAAAATTCATCGAACTTATCTTGGCAGACCATGGAAGGAGTTTTCCAGGACAGTGTTCTTGGAGTGTTATTTGGAGCAGGTGGTGAGGCCGGAGGGTTGGAGTCTTTGGGACGGTGACTTTGCTTTGAGCACGCTGTTCTACGGTGAGTACGCGAGTGTTGGCCCCGGTGCGAATGTTAGCGCGCGCGTGCCGTGGAGTAGCCAAGTGCCACCCGAGCATGTCGACGTTTATTCGGTAAGTAACTTTATTCAAGGTGATCAGTGGATTCATTCATTAGTTTTAAAccctatttaa
- the LOC120264507 gene encoding histidine-containing phosphotransfer protein 1 → MEVVQLQGRFIDFISSLFREGFLDDQFTQLQQLQDESNPEFVMEVVSLFFEDSERLLNELTSTLEQQVVDFKKVDAHVHQLKGSSASIGAQRVKNVCVAFRNFCEAGDREGCLRCLQQVKHEYSLVKNKLETVFKLEQQIVQAGGSIP, encoded by the exons ATGGAAGTGGTTCAGTTGCAAGGAAGGTTCATTGACTTCATATCTTCTCTTTTCAGGGAG GGATTTCTGGATGATCAGTTCACTCAGTTACAGCAGTTACAGGATGAAAGCAATCCTGAGTTTGTAATGGAAGTGGTCTCTCTTTTCTTTGAAGACTCTGAAAGGCTTCTCAATGAGCTCACCTCCACCTT GGAGCAACAAGTTGTAGATTTTAAGAAAGTTGATGCTCATGTTCATCAGTTGAAAGGAAGCAGTGCTAG TATAGGTGCTCAGAGAGTCAAGAATGTATGTGTAGCTTTTCGCAATTTTTGTGAAGCCGGTGATCGAGAAGG ATGTTTGAGGTGTTTGCAGCAAGTCAAGCATGAGTATTCCCTTGTGAAGAACAAGCTCGAAACCGTATTTAAG ctGGAGCAGCAGATTGTTCAGGCTGGTGGGTCAATTCCATAG